The Henckelia pumila isolate YLH828 chromosome 2, ASM3356847v2, whole genome shotgun sequence genome includes a window with the following:
- the LOC140882268 gene encoding transcription factor BHLH094-like: MLASGSKDGNGVSRNRNSGTGVKLAEKKSKPEPPKGYIHVRARRGQATDSHSLAERARREKISERMKILQGLVPGSNKVIGKALVLDEIINYIQSLQQQVEFLSTKLEAVNSRLNPTVEGLPSKDLIEAPAFDANVMLYGLQPPTEYAQGTRHEWLLMHVGSGFQREH, from the exons ATGTTAGCATCAGGATCTAAAGATGGAAATGGGGTCTCGAGGAACCGAAATTCAGGTACCGGCGTAAAACTAGCTGAAAAGAAGAGTAAGCCTGAACCACCTAAAGGTTACATACATGTTAGAGCAAGAAGGGGTCAAGCTACTGACAGCCACAGTCTAGCTGAaagg GCCCGGAGAGAAAAGATCAGTGAGAGGATGAAGATCCTGCAAGGCTTGGTTCCTGGATCTAACAAG GTTATTGGAAAAGCTCTTGTTCTTGATGAGATAATTAACTACATTCAGTCATTACAGCAACAAGTTGAG TTTCTGTCCACGAAGCTTGAAGCAGTTAATTCGAGACTGAACCCCACAGTAGAAGGACTGCCTTCAAAAGAT CTGATAGAAGCGCCAGCATTCGATGCCAATGTAATGTTGTATGGATTGCAACCGCCAACAGAATACGCTCAAGGAACACGACATGAATGGCTTCTCATGCATGTAGGTAGTGGATTCCAAAGGGAACACTGA
- the LOC140882267 gene encoding uncharacterized protein, whose protein sequence is MDPTHKIHPKPTPFAAAASPLHQLQPKRHPTTTYPTPEPAATTPSTLQNISHRFSRLYSSHRKLAPNHTKPSNVGSLPQPDTHYQDKVLTVSPVSNTSCTTLTKSKSHRESYDFAKVAVNESDILMKPSRRHAKKSSLKELDVKKASQLMVRSLESDQVKKLQEGFEGRRSSVSSFPRISDGGRRKSFCSSQSELADFFSCNGVKVVAVDMPPFMQIHAVNSARKSHDSLEKFTSKTLAFTLKKEFDAAYGPAWHCIVGTSFGSFVTHSVGGFMYFSMDHKMYILLFKTTVQKAD, encoded by the exons ATGGATCCCACCCACAAAATCCATCCCAAACCCACCCCCTTCGCCGCCGCCGCTTCTCCACTACATCAGCTCCAGCCCAAGCGCCACCCCACGACCACCTACCCAACTCCGGAACCGGCCGCCACCACTCCATCCACCCTCCAGAACATATCCCACCGCTTCTCCAGACTCTATTCAAGCCACAGGAAACTTGCTCCCAATCACACAAAACCCTCCAATGTAGGCTCACTTCCTCAACCTGACACACATTATCAAGATAAAGTACTCACCGTTTCCCCCGTTTCGAATACATCTTGTACCACTTTGACCAAGTCAAAATCCCATCGTGAGAGTTATGATTTTGCAAAAGTTGCGGTGAATGAGAGTGATATATTGATGAAACCATCGAGGAGACACGCCAAGAAGTCGTCTTTGAAAGAGCTTGATGTGAAAAAGGCATCCCAATTGATGGTTAGAAGTCTAGAGAGTGACCAAGTTAAGAAATTGCAAGAAGGGTTTGAAGGGAGGAGATCTTCTGTGTCATCATTCCCAAGAATCAGTGATGGAGGGAGAAGGAAGTCATTCTGCAGCTCTCAGAGTGAGTTAGCCGATTTCTTCTCTTGCAATGGTGTGAAAGTCGTGGCAGTCGATATGCCTCCGTTTATGCAAATCCATGCCGTGAATAGTGCAAGAAAGTCTCATGATAGCTTAGAAAAGTTCACCTCCAAGACTCTAGCTTTCACCCTTAAAAAG GAGTTTGATGCGGCATATGGACCTGCTTGGCACTGTATTGTAGGGACAAGTTTTGGGTCATTTGTGACTCATTCAGTGGGTGGATTTATGTATTTTTCTATGGATCACAAGATGTATATCCTCTTATTCAAGACAACTGTACAGAAAGCAGATTGA